caTATTACTGAAACAATGCAATGAATGtaaaatgaatgtaattaatatgAAAACTAACATAAtgataaagtatttaaaaaaaagttttccgcAGGCAACACAGGACAAATTGAATGATGCACTGGAGATCCTGAATAACTTAGTTTCAAACCAAGAGTTCAGACCATGGGAACTCAATGATAATGCTCCTCGtctgaaatatgatattatttctCTACCACCCCAAGTAAGTGGATTCAGTTAATTTAAGTAGTGGGTCCTAAGTTGATTATTCATGAATGAATTCATTACTTGTCATCAAGTCAGCACTGGCTGTGGATTTCCTGATAAATTGGACAATAAAAGAAACAccattgtaataaaatctcagtAATGATTAAATGAAACAGAGGTATTtgtaactcttttttttttattgcccttgtaggcagatgagcataaggcccacctgatggtgagtgcttaccgtcacccatggacttcagaaatgccaggggcagagccaagctgctgcctaccattacTAACTTTACTGTAACCTAATGTTACCATAACTTTTAAAGCATCTTTATCTGAGAAACATGTACAtttttactatatatttttgGTACAATACCGATTCAGATAAATCTTATTACACagataaaacttaaattatacagattttattttaataaatattcattttatttgaatccAATGTCATTATTGTCATAACATTTGCCTTAGTTGTGGGAGGTATATTATGAGTGTTACCATGGTGTTGGTGAAAAAAAAGcactaaaaataactaaaaaattagGTGTGAAatggaataaattatttaataaaattaaaacacctCAGCTCTCGTaagttaaaaaataacatatatacAAACATAAAAGTAAATCTTGGAATTTTCATAAAAGTATTGGTAATGTAGATGTTTAACCAAAGACCCACCTAGTGGTAAGTAGATACTATTGCCCATGGACCTTAGGTATGTCAGGAGTACAGCCTACTATTAAGGCTCTCTTTAAACCTCATTTATTGAAGAATACACAACACAACAAACTATGTtcatcaaataacaaaaaagtttaCTTTATAGATTCGTGCTGTAGATTTGCTCCATAAGGCAGCCTATCGTCGTGGACTGGGTAACTCGCTCTTCATCTCGCCAAAGAGGATTAATGATATTTCATCAGAGTCTCTTCAGCTTTTTGCAAGCCAGAACATTACTCCTAGTCGTTGTGCTGTTACTGTAATTGGTGATTCTCaggtatataatttattaatcagTATTTTTAACTGATATTATTAAATCTTAAAATAGATTATGAAATTTATTCATAATGATAGACTACattttttgaaactttatttttaattacatgtaATAGTGTGATCCTGACTTTATAACAATTACTGACAAAAAGAAGGGACAAACTTTATTCAGTAGATTGCCTAAATGAAGTGCttgtttattgattaattaaataaatgaaatttattagggaaaattttatacttcaaAATTTACCTTACCTAAGCACAAATAGtgtaacattttattaaatatattgatgAAAATGGATGTGTAAGCTATAATTTctgtgtaaaataattaaattttaatattggttACCTGCATTTTaaccaaatttattaaaattatttaggaaAAATAATTATGTCTAAAATAACAATCTTgactttaaactttaaatgacaagtaatattttatttatataccaaAACCTATTTGTAgtatataaatacaaattaatattattcaatattataGGAAAGGGCTGCATTGATTGTTCAAAACCTAAAATTGACCTCATCAGATGCTTCTCAGGCTGAAGCATCTACTTATTATGGTGGAGAATTAaggtaaaaaaacatatttttgtaaatattgttattatgcGTATTTAAATCAATACTTCAGTTATTTATATGCATCAgctttttttgtgttatttgtgtttaaaaaaagCGAAACAGACTATATACAGGGTAGTATTTTGAGTGTGTATGTAACTTGTAGCCCTGTATCCTattttgtactataaaaacggagaccttagaactcaaatccCAGgataggtagcggcatttacgttgcagatgtctatggatccCGTAAAACATAAGTGTTAAGacaccaggtggtccgtgagtTAGCTCattcatccaagcaataaaaataaaaaagcctttaCCCTagcttgattttatttaaaccaTTATTTATACAGGATAATGGTATTAAAAGACTGTCTTggatttttaaagatatttcaaTTAGCATTTTAcagattttgataaattttcaaCTGTCAATCTCAATGATCACTCAATAGCCCATAGGCCCTGGGATAGCCACTTTGTACCATCTCAGCAGCCAGAGAACTCtgctcatattattatatgccaGTAACATTTCAGTTATTTAATTCCAGGAAGGAAATTGGAGGGGATTTGGCTCATGTTGCCCTTGCTGTCCAGGGCGCCCCCGCCGGCTCACCACAAGCTCTTGCACTAGCCGTTGCTGCAAAAGGTCACCtatcacaaaaagtattattGAACGAAATGGaagtgtcataaaaaaaaaactctgaacTCCTGAAACTCTTGAGTAGTCCCAGCTTCCATCACTTGACCAGAATTTCAACTCAGAGAACCGTTCAGATTGTGAATTATCCTAATCTGGCATTCACGAGTAGCAGGGACTATTCACTGTTAAGTGGTTTGTGTTGGTGTgtcaaaaaaaatctttaaagtcaataaaaagacagcagaataattaaaaattaatctatatatataaaaatgaattgctgttcgttagtctcactaaaactcgagaacggctggaccgatttggctaattttggtcttgaattattcgtggaagtccagagaaggtttaaaaggtgaaaaaatatgaaaatacttggaattatataaaaaccaacaattttgtttttccctagatgtgtccccttgatgtgtcttttatttatcggttgaggcactacgaagtctgccgggtcagctagtaaattaataaaattgaaaatcgaTCATTAAAACTAATGCATCTTTGAGGTATTCGAAGTGTGAATGTAATTGTTATTGTCTCATATAAGTTTTTGTGTGTAATTTCAAAGGTTTGATTGAACTTTATAgttttaaaagtaatattatgaACCCGAATGTGTGTTTTTTGGTCTCCTGCCCCCCATCTGACAGAATGACGAGACAACTGCCACTTTCTCTGCCGAAAAACGTGACGTATGCTTAAACTGTACTAATGTTATAAATTCGAAACTGAGTTTATTTGTTACGCTTTAACgtcttaatttataaactgatcGTCATAAGGCTTAGCGTACATGCACCTTTTCAGAAATACAGAAAGAGACCGTCACTcagaaaaatactatttattattttttatttatttatttaatttattttgtacacacagctgttagaagaaacacgacaataaggatacagagtacaagaccactacttatttcatgttgaaatctcttccagtaggttTTTTTGGTTACTTTTGTTTGTGTGTAATGAATATTTCCTGTATTTTGCAGCACTCGGCAACGGTCCCGTAACAAAGTGGGGGGCCGATAACTCTCCTCTAGCAAAGGCCATCGGCAACATCGGCCCATTCGCAGCGGCCGGATTCAACGTTAGCTACAGCGACAATGGACTATTCGGCGTTGTTCTATCTGTACCTAAAGACGAAGCTAAAGTCGTAAGTGTCAATTTTCTTGTGTTGCTGGGACATGCAGACGTGTTCTTGGCCAAAAACATTGCCATTTGAAACATTaagtaaaaatgttttcttacAATGGTTGTCTTGTCCTTAAGAATATTACATACGCTTTCGCGTCGCAATTACATAATTTTCATCATGAATTAAAAGGTTTACCTGTATAAAGAATTTTGATAATGAGACGCATAGGCAACAATTTAGGCTTGTTATTGTCCTATGTGTCTCATGACTATGAgtgaaaaatgaaaatcatttaaatattgCACCAAAACATGTTCAACAAATTCTCATTGTTCATTTAACATAATTGTAATTGTTCATGTGCATTTTTTGGAGATTACTCtaatttagaaataataaatcaattattccatttgaatacaataaaatttgaataagataaaacacgtaaatctataatttaaattgttattctgctttattaatcttataaaatttattagagCAAGTTTTTATTTAGTATGTCAATGATACAATTTTTGCACGTTGCACATATTGGTTTAGCGACGacgatataaatattaaaatggtagtcactattaaaaatactttttattaaatgtttcagGCCGTAAAAGCTGTAGCTAAGGTCTTAAAAACCTCACTGAGTGCGGACGCTATCAAAGCGGGCAAAAATCAGTTGAAGACACAAGTGTTAAATGAAGCCGACACAGGATCGTCGCTTGCCGAATCATTAGCAGCGCAAGGCTTATACACCGGCTCTGTTCGCTCTGCTGTTGACATCGCCAAGGATATCGACCAGATATCCAATAATGACATCTCGCAGGTGATTtagataaacaataaaatatatatatatttttttaatattcaagaaaattataaacattaattaaatacgaCTTAATGCTGGACATAATCTTCTGTTGATTGAGCACAAATTCTTGCCAAGATCCAGTTAATGGTTTGTTCAAATTGCTGACCAAGACgtcagtgcattcgtatcaagcgatgcaactgtgccggtgtccgaatcccgcaggcaggtaccaactttccttatgaaatattatgtacttaacaaatgttcacgatttacttgcactgtgaagggataacaatgtgtaataaaaatcaaacctgcaatcttataatttgcgtaattgctggtggtaggacgttttgtgagtccgcacctaCCTGgcacctatttctgcagtaatgcgtttcggttggaagggtggggcagcagctatattgtaaaaactgagatcttaaaactcatatcttaaggtggcagcatttactttATCTATGAGTTCtggtagccacttaataccaggtggtccgtgagctcgcccacccatctaaacaataattaatataaattttatataattaataaaataataaatgtctaATCCCATATTTTCATGGATATCACTCAGAAGACTTACCAAGGCTGCTCCAAATATACAAGTATTCTATGAAGTGGCTGCATATGttttgtcatttaaaattatgagTATTCAATATTGTGCCCAAAGatcaaaattcaacaaaaatgaaTCTCGCCTGaagatttagattaattttatgtacTTATCAAATTCTCTTTTTTTGTGGCCGACTATTTGTTcaacaaaatggtttttttcttctttttttttaaatcataatacTAGCaggtttggtaggcagcggctctgcccctggtattgttgacgtccatgagcgacggtgaccacttaccatcaggtgggccgtatgctcgtttgcctacaaaggcaataaagaagaaaaaagctAAAGCTCGTCAATAGctactaaataattaatttagagaATCCATTGACTGAGGAGAAATTGAAATTGTTTCACCTTAGCCATTTTATCTACATACAGAACTAAACTTGGGTGGGTACACACATATGTTATACACTATACTTTTATTTTCCAGGCTGTCTCGAATGCGGCAAAGAACAAGATTTCAATTGGCGCTGTTGGAAACTTAGCATTTGTTCCCTATATAGATGAATTGTAAACTCGGTATTAAATCTTAATTTATTCCTTAATCTGTTACCTACCTTAATAAATCAACAAATTAGAAACAATATGGattgtaatttattgttttaataaatcatttgttaattataaaaattattttggagaTGCTTCATGAGTACCAGATGTCTGAAGTAATGTATAAGGAGGCAAGTTTTTAGTATCTTTGAAAGAATCTCTGAAGCCACTGGATTGGttaaaaaattgtttcaaaacaactaaataattatttacctaCTTACTCGGCcgatctctcaagaccatcaacttacgtaggaaaaaaaggtttttcgGGACAAAAGAGAGTTTAAGACACTTTCTAGACTAGGACTGTTTAAACTGCATACCTTTGTAGGCGAATTAAGTTTACTACAAAAGCTGGAGGGCCgcagaaaattttattttcaaaaatattttccagTTATTCCCCAACAATAGTAAAATATAGCTTCACTTTTAAATGATGCCTTGGGAATAAATGGAAAGAATGGaagaataaaaaagataaataatacctaatttTAATACTGATTATATGTTTTGACAAAGAATAATATTAACCAAGCtattttttactaaaactaTTTTCTGATTAGAGCATGCGTCGCGGGCCTCATCGTAGTAAATAGtatctcaaatattaagtgcaTAATCTATGATAATGTACCCAATAATCTGTTCAGTGTATTTGGTGATTTCGTGTGATAATTACAACAGTTTACCGGCACATCAAATGGCAAAAAGGAAGGAAACAGATTTCTTTTGAACAGACCAGATCAAGATCCAAATTTAGAACAAGACCAGAAATAAGTAAGCTGGATGTACCAAATCTACGCCAAAACACGAAGATCGTTCGTTAAAATATTATCGAACCCAAATCGACGTTTGCCTGGGCTCCATTATGATCCGTCGATTTTTGGGTGGGGGTGGGGGTAGGGAGGGGATAAGGGTTTACCCCCTGCATCATCCCCACCCCGCGGAACCCCATGGTTATGAAGATTTTCACGGTTAATGTTTTGAGTTTAGATTACCACTATTTAGTCAACATAGGGTTAGAATTCCAATTATGGTCTATCAATTTTGAGTCGAGGAGGGAGGGGTATAAGGGCTTATCCCCTGCACCATCACCAGCCCACATCCCCATGGTGATAAAGATATCCATTGTTAATTGTTTAGATTAAAATAGCATTATTTACTTAAACTCGAAGGGAGCTAAGAAACCGCCTTATCTCCGACGCTGCGGGAAGAGCAGCCCTTCCGCCCTTGCGTGCCGAAGCACGGTCACTCACACTCCGCTCGCAGCTTCGGCTTGATGGACCAGCCTCAGCCGCTCCCCCTCGCGCTGTTCCCATGTTCCGTCACAGCGGCCGAGGAGTGCTCtccctccgcgcctccggttttTTATATACACTAGGGGTAGGGCAGACAAGACCAGGTGGAAAGTGGGATGCTCTGATTCGGTTTTGGATATTTTTCGGATATCgaaaattttattactaaaacacgagcaattttattattgttatatttaatcttatttaaaaatatattttaatacagaCAGTTATAAAGACGCTATAACAAAATGCGTTAGCTCACGTTCCGTTTCAtagtgtaaacattatttcgTTACATTTTGTGTACAAAAGTCAATATAGTTGCTTAATACAGCAACAATTACTGTGCACATTAATTAGAACAAAAtgtgattaaattaaaatatatttctgtaaTAAAATACATGTTTACCGTGAATGAAACTCGAAACGTCAACTTTGACGTGTACCTTGCTTAAACCtaggcatagattatacacataaaggtttcctacttcagtggtacCTTGACGATTTTTCAAATTTGTACTTAgggaaactttaaaaaattatatttcgtaAACCGTGAGTTTCCgcaacttgaaaatttgcaaaaaGCTTTCTATTTATGATTGCTATctacaaaaaaattgtgaacTTCCAAATCGACGGACCATAAAGGAAAGCTTAGCCCCCGATAAGACAATGACCCCAAACATTCAAAAAAATTATCTCTGATGTTCTTAGAGCTAAAACGAAATAAAGAAATTttgtatcaaaaataaaaaatcattctcAGTACATTGTGGAAATATTTACAAAGTGAATAGAAGTTACTCTGACTCCGAATACTTTGTTAAATTAATCCAAAGAACGAGGCAAATAATAggggcaatttcatactttagctcctaatatttaatgaaaagtattttattttattatttattttcactatatatattttactgctTGATTTCATTCagatttaattgtaataaataatggcttgtgtgttttaatgacgtttatatttaaattacccTAGTATTTCCAAACTTTTGAGTGGTAGTGTATATAATGCAAACGCACTGTAATTATACTCAGAGTTTAGAGTAACAGCTTTCTTTTCATGTACtaattttagttatattttgTAGATTATAGCAGTCATGTGATTGGCTTCAAATCTATAATTCttatcatttataatttaatttaaaagccATTACAGCCATAAAAGATGTAATTATACTATTacaggtcgaagtctcaattactTACAATAGTGTCCTAGCTTTTAAACTAGTATGAAGTTATCAGTATTAACGTCCTTGAGGATACAACTAAGAAGTACCATCTTGTTTAAGgtacaagttgaaaaagtgtccgccTGTATACAGCAGGTTATTGTTTGAAGCTCACTAAAATAGTATTAGTACAGGTAGTGGTAATTGAATTAATATAGCAGCTTTAAATAGAGTAAAGTGTGCAGTAAAGGCTATATTCCAATATACACTGCGAGGACTGTTCAGTCCTCTTACTGGGGCGAAATTCGTTCCGTTGACTGACAGTATACAATCACCGTATCATAGGGAAATATATAATGTCAGAAATTGTCACCATTTTTCTACTGTGAACACTGGTATTTTCTAAGTAAGGTGCCCTCAGTGCTTTGTACATGTTATCACGTTTACAGTACATAACCTCATTTCAATAATTCAGTTaagttattatataaattgaaaaacaatattttctttattgaaagGATACTTTTAGTATACAACATATGCGTAAGAAAGTTTTCCCCAAATATTTATCAAGAATCCTGAAGCAGCCTCATACTGATTTTACCTATTAAGCAacttaaaatttagtatacaaggaTTACATAAAAATCTTTCACAGTAAATTATATTGTAGAAATTATAAAGTAATGGTacatttcttaaaatatttaatatgaaacaaaTTTACATGCACCATAGCACttctttacataaaaaataaaacaatcctaTGTAATGTTACTGCAATAAAATTaatgcttaaataaaaaatttgttacTAATATTTTTAGTACAGGCTCTAAATTGTGAACTACTGCACTTCAGCTTCATTTAATAGCATATTAGGAATTCCTTTAGAAATCGGAAATTGTCTTCCAGATTCTGGACAAGTCAAGTGTCCCTCTTCAACTTCCACCTCTAACAAGACTTTATGAGCTTTCTTCAAAAACTCTTCGTTTTCATCATACTTATTTTCTAAAGATCTTGGCAGACCATCACTGTGGCCGATGCTATCAGCGGCCACCCATAATACTTCCCAATCCAGCTTTGGTATTACACGACTAATAAATTCAGGATTAAAATCGACTTCTTTAACTTTAATGTCTGTCGCGTTAATTGCAAGAGGATAGCCAGTCACAACACCTTTCAAGCATTTCGAAGTGAGCATATTGTGGGTAATTagtttcattattatatttgtattatgCAACTTCAGTAGGAATTGAAGTCTTGACAATAATAGCTTTTCACGAGTAGAACCAAGCGATTAAGATTATTGGCACTTTTTTGTagaattttcttaaaacataTTTGTTATTATGTACTTTACGTGCATAATTAGATATTTGAGGTTATGTTTAGTTTTTGTTCAGTTGTGTAGTGAGTAGTGACCTGACAGCAGTAAGTAgtggtagttttatttttccaaatggaaaggcaaaggtatcacaccatacagcctagtctgttatagatttttttttttttatgaaatatattatgaaatgaaatgaagctgattaatttaatggcatggcatgaaatgaattgaaatgagatgagatgataattATGATATgggtatttttatgaaaaatgatgatatggagtgaaatgaagaatttgagacattaatcaactgggatgaaatcaaatgaaatgagatgagatgaaatataatctcagtaaaatgttggtcgtttactgagattttttcaatggacgTTTTGGATGATCCCGataagttacgtccagcggctttattttattttcccacatttgtgcactttcaaagatactaaacagttaataaaccaccgttattatgcATTtcaatctgaagaaacactaaatagacaaaataaaacaaatcacacaacttcactcctcgcgttcccgcgaAAAAGTTGTAACTTGTTCACCTTTTCAGTCGTAGCTCGAGGTGATACTCGCGCAGAGTATAATaagaaagtaataaaataaataatggatTAATAGTAATTTGCCCGAGTCTCTTCAATGTAATCTATTAGTCTATTATTGTTACTACTTTTCGAAAActggtacaaaatttttgcgcCTCGAGGCGATAAGCCAGGTTCACCGAACGTGTAGGCTCAGCATGGAGAACTTACTAGCACTAGCTTTAGTTAGAGCGGTGCttctctgaatctaccactggaccAGAATCGAGATTCTCTGAAAAGaactggcgagaaactcagtgggctctgtctgaCGGTCAATTTACTAGCTTGACCTTTCTTTGCATTCGGAAGGGATAAgcatttatattaaattgttgaaaaaaaatatatttacattttttaaattagaatggATATAAGGTCTTGTAGCCGTTGGccgtacataaatatttaaaaatattaaattgagtATAATTCTgtgtaaaattattgtaaatattgagGAGAAATGTAATCATTCACATTTATAGACAAAAGCAGCAGGCTTGTAATACTCCATACCTGCTTATAagtattttacagtttttatttttttgcgccATGTCAAGCCATAACTCATTAAGAATGGATGCAGCATGCAGTGAACCAACAACATCGGTGGTCTCCACGTCGTCAGTACCACAAAAAACATCAAGTGACAaagcaataaatgaaaacaaagtcGATTCACCTAAACGAACAcccaaaaaatcaaaaaaaaaacaaagatcaGAAGTTACAGTACCTACCATGGTATTCAACAATTCATCAATTAACGATGTTTCCAATAAGTGCCAGAATTTGCAAATTGAAAGCGACAGTGATAACGGGGAGACAGAACAGGTAACCCCAACTACCCCGTCGAAAGGAAAAAACGCCAAGAAAAAGGAACGACTAAAAAAGTTGGAAATACCTACGGTACCAGTGAATAACTTTAACAACACAAACAGAGTACAAAATTCAcagtatttatttaactattttgGGTCTCCTAGAAATAGTACATTCTCTGTGCATGAATATTTTACCCAACAGATTACACCATTGTATGCAAGTACCAGCTCTAGGTATTTAGAAAATCTGTGTCACCATCCACAATATCAATATATGCAGAATATCCAACACATGAGAGATATTTTACAAAGCCCAGAGCATGTTGCTAGTGTACCTATCACTCCATTAATATTATCAGGACAGAGATCAGAACCTGTTTGTATTCCAAATTCTACATTTATTCATTCTGAACCTAGCACTCCAAGGTTCATAGAGAATGCATTGCAACACCCCTTATTGAATCCATCATTTTCAAGACAAACTGGTACAATACAAATTGGACAGCTCAGACTGAGGCATAATTCAGAAAACAATTGCTTAACTAAAACTCTTGTAAATGGTGACAAGAAATTTGATGCATACCTTTCTGGAGAAGATGTTGAGAAAGGTTTAAAGAACAATATGCTTATTGAAGGTGTTCTGAGGATAAATCCAAAACAATATCAACATTCATATGTTTCAAGTCAAGACCGGAGTCAACAAGATATATTAATAGACGGTATTAAGAATAGAAATCGTGCAATGGAAGGAGATGTAGTAATAGTACAATTAGTTGAAAATGAACCTGAAGAAAACGTTACTAATCCTGAACAAAAAAGAGGGAAAGTAGTTTTTATCAAGGAAAAAGTTCATACTAGAACTTGTATTGGTTCACTCAAACTAATGCATGACAAAAATAGACAAAAAGCTATGTTCGTGCCTCGAGATCACAGAGTACCAAGAATAAATATACCATTTACTTCATGGCCAGATAATTTTTATGAAGATGCCAAGAAATATGAAAACACATTGTTTGTTGCAAAAATAATAGATTGGTCTGATACAAGGTTTGCTGTAGGAAAAATTATGGGTAATATTGGTAAATCAGGAGACATGGTCACTGAAACAAAAGCAATATTAGCAGAAAATGATTTAGATGTTACTGCTTTTGGCTCTGAATACAAGGATTTGTATCCTCAACTTGACTTTACAATTCCCGATGAAGAAATAGCAAAGAGAGAAGACTGTCGGATGTTATGTATCTTTAGTATTGATCCATTTAATTGCCGTGATATTGATGATGCAGTCTCTTGCAAGGAACTAGAAAATGGTAATTATGAGATCGGAGTCCATATTTCTGatgttacatattttttaaatgaaaacactCCGCTTGATGTGAAAGTTGCAGAAAAAGCTACAACAATATATTTGGTAGAAACTGCTTACCACATGCTTCCAGATGATTTGTGTATGCTTTGTTCTCTATTCCCTGGTGTAGATAAACTAGCTTTCTCTGTTTTTTGGGAAATGACCAAGGATGCTAAAGTTATTAGTTACAGGTTTGCTAG
The sequence above is drawn from the Bombyx mori chromosome 11, ASM3026992v2 genome and encodes:
- the Uqcrc2 gene encoding ubiquinol-cytochrome c reductase core protein II, translating into MASKTLVAPFIRHVTIRGYAQAAPAVKKDVRIQSSVLPNKTFVAALDNGSPVTRVTIAFKAGSRYEPQAELGLSHVLRSAAGLTTKNISSFLIQRKLSQIGAYVSASGDREFIYYTLEATQDKLNDALEILNNLVSNQEFRPWELNDNAPRLKYDIISLPPQIRAVDLLHKAAYRRGLGNSLFISPKRINDISSESLQLFASQNITPSRCAVTVIGDSQERAALIVQNLKLTSSDASQAEASTYYGGELRKEIGGDLAHVALAVQGAPAGSPQALALAVAAKALGNGPVTKWGADNSPLAKAIGNIGPFAAAGFNVSYSDNGLFGVVLSVPKDEAKVAVKAVAKVLKTSLSADAIKAGKNQLKTQVLNEADTGSSLAESLAAQGLYTGSVRSAVDIAKDIDQISNNDISQAVSNAAKNKISIGAVGNLAFVPYIDEL
- the LOC101736684 gene encoding multifunctional methyltransferase subunit TRM112-like protein, producing the protein MKLITHNMLTSKCLKGVVTGYPLAINATDIKVKEVDFNPEFISRVIPKLDWEVLWVAADSIGHSDGLPRSLENKYDENEEFLKKAHKVLLEVEVEEGHLTCPESGRQFPISKGIPNMLLNEAEVQ
- the LOC101746676 gene encoding DIS3-like exonuclease 2 — protein: MSSHNSLRMDAACSEPTTSVVSTSSVPQKTSSDKAINENKVDSPKRTPKKSKKKQRSEVTVPTMVFNNSSINDVSNKCQNLQIESDSDNGETEQVTPTTPSKGKNAKKKERLKKLEIPTVPVNNFNNTNRVQNSQYLFNYFGSPRNSTFSVHEYFTQQITPLYASTSSRYLENLCHHPQYQYMQNIQHMRDILQSPEHVASVPITPLILSGQRSEPVCIPNSTFIHSEPSTPRFIENALQHPLLNPSFSRQTGTIQIGQLRLRHNSENNCLTKTLVNGDKKFDAYLSGEDVEKGLKNNMLIEGVLRINPKQYQHSYVSSQDRSQQDILIDGIKNRNRAMEGDVVIVQLVENEPEENVTNPEQKRGKVVFIKEKVHTRTCIGSLKLMHDKNRQKAMFVPRDHRVPRINIPFTSWPDNFYEDAKKYENTLFVAKIIDWSDTRFAVGKIMGNIGKSGDMVTETKAILAENDLDVTAFGSEYKDLYPQLDFTIPDEEIAKREDCRMLCIFSIDPFNCRDIDDAVSCKELENGNYEIGVHISDVTYFLNENTPLDVKVAEKATTIYLVETAYHMLPDDLCMLCSLFPGVDKLAFSVFWEMTKDAKVISYRFARTVINSCCQLAYEHAQDVLDDKEDAQIKFPEMYNGFDYKDVHKSIKILGKLSNILRANRFENGALRIDQPKASFRLNPTSGLPESYCIYESKESHQLIEEFMLLANMSVATRIYSDHPKLAFLRSHPPPSKYMLMQLEKSLKPMGIKLDIESAGHLHRSLLPYVGPDNTDKGRAMVLNLLCAKPMTRAKYFCAAACDDDEFQHYALNVPLYTHFTSPIRRYADIMVHRLLAASLNYRETPAWQEDDVRMIAAQCNKQKYNAKKAGEMSTELYTLKYIELNSPIVTEGAVVDIREKYIDVIIVSMGLNRRIFFNNDFPGEYKCIRHEELAKLARMELKWKPVNELPETKQVIGVFSIVQVEMHKGDDMVKIETKLVRPQ